tcttgattgattgatttctGATTTGAATTGAGGTTTAGGAATGTTTAGATTGATTGAATTAATCTGTTTGAAACTGaaaatacttaaggccttgaaaccttaaacataagattgatagaaaattaaagattgaaaccctaaggatcataaggaatgtttttaaaattgtttctgCATAAATCTGAATATGGTATTGCATTCACAACTGATTAAAACCGATCGGCCAGCATATAGAAACACATGATCTCGAATCTGATTGCATTTAACTCATATGGCCGTGTGGCATTAAAACTTTCTGGTACATGTAGAATTGTTTTTAGGATTGATTGCACCATGGTAGTTTTAGAATTACATAACCGAACCCATTGATTGATCATATAGCCGTGCGGCTTGCttgatagcaccatggtcgaattagaattgtttgaacatcataaatgcataagacgtgttgtggccgagcttgcatATATCATGCGGCCACGTGATCCCATTATGAATCTAATGTCTTGCATGATAATGTggatcagatgtcgaaaatagcaaacagagactatgcagccctgaatctctccggagacaattacttgcagtgggcgctagacacaaggattagtctaaaatccaagggactcggtgatactatcatcgaggacagcaatgagaatgaaaagaatagATACAGGGCCATATGTTAtatgcgccatcatctcattgaaggtcttaaagatcagtacatgacgATTGAGAATCCATTGGACCTTTGGAATGCTTTAAGGcacagatatgatcaccaaaagatggtgttgcttccaaaggcaagGCACGATTGGATGCATCTCAGATTCATGGActtcaagtccgtggatgagtacAACTCGGCCTTGTTCAAAATCGTCTCAATACTAAGACTGTGTGGTGAAGAAGTATCTGATGTTatgatgcttgaaaagacctaTACGACTTTCAATCAGTCGAATTCTGTACTGCAGCAGCAGTATAGAACAAAAGGTTTTgccacatacactgatctgatctcctGTCTACTCTTGGCCGAGGCAAATAATGAGCTTCTCATGAAGAACAGTGGAGCTAGACCGGCCGGGACAGCACCATTACCCGAAGCCCATGACattgaaaagaaagatcccaagGAAATCTACTATGCCCAAGACAACAGGAAACCATACGGTCATAGCCGTGGTGGGTACAGGGGGCGTAGACGTGACAACCATAATGGTCGAGATAGCTACTCAACCGGCCGTAggggaaaccacaataaccgtggtcgtggttccaattacggtCGGGGCCGAGGGAGTTATGGCCGTGGACGAGGTGGtatatccaaaccatcttacacgtccaaGTCCTTATGTCACAGATGCGGGATGGACAatcattgggccaagaactgcAGAACTCCAAAGCACTTGTGCgaactctatcaagagagtatcaagaacaagaacccggaggcaaacatgatccaagaaaacGGTCATGATGACAAAGGATATGGgtatgatgctgatgatgaatCCGACAGAGACAACAAGGATGATCAAATGGATTTTGAAACTTCTGATTGTCTAAAGGACTAGtttttcgaatcacattgtcttattgctttatgtctttgatttggtgtttttattttatgaaatgacatttataataaaagttttaCAAAGTCTCTAAAGTCTAGTAAATTTTACTTATAGAAATGAGTGATGAGATGAgtatacttgtggtggatagtggcacaagtcatacgatccttagagacaaaaggtaTTTCATgaatctcacaatgcaaagtgcaaaggtacaaaccattgcgggtgaggccagcctgattgaaggtcacggccaggcctatgtgatgatgcccaaaggcactcacctagagatcaaaaccgccttgtattccccaagctctagaagaagcttattgagtttcaaggacATAAGGTTGAACGGTTTtcaccttgaaacatgggaagaaggaaacaaagaattccttaacataactttgatcaccaaaggcaataaaAAG
The genomic region above belongs to Brassica napus cultivar Da-Ae unplaced genomic scaffold, Da-Ae ScsIHWf_291;HRSCAF=478, whole genome shotgun sequence and contains:
- the LOC125602616 gene encoding uncharacterized protein LOC125602616; translated protein: MRHHLIEGLKDQYMTIENPLDLWNALRHRYDHQKMVLLPKARHDWMHLRFMDFKSVDEYNSALFKIVSILRLCGEEVSDVMMLEKTYTTFNQSNSVLQQQYRTKGFATYTDLISCLLLAEANNELLMKNSGARPAGTAPLPEAHDIEKKDPKEIYYAQDNRKPYGHSRGGYRGRRRDNHNGRDSYSTGRRGNHNNRGRGSNYGRGRGSYGRGRGGISKPSYTSKSLCHRCGMDNHWAKNCRTPKHLDNKDDQMDFETSDCLKD